From Myripristis murdjan chromosome 13, fMyrMur1.1, whole genome shotgun sequence:
TATACCAGTAGGCGTGTAACAGGTTTTCATGGTTTGTACCTCGGTTTTTAGgccacagtttgttttgtatctATACCTTTTAATAAACATATACTAAGAATAAAGCCTAAAATATTTAATGTGACCTTTGACAGTGGTCTGTAACAGGTGTGCAGAATCACAACAGAGAGCCCTATGaggctccaaaaaaaaaaaaaaaaaaaaaaaaaacatcagctgcaAGAACTGTGGCAATAAAAATAAGTCTTGGTTCACCGAATGTGTACATTGTAGTGAACCAAGGATGCAGAATTTCAGCTTTGGTATAAAATTGTTACACCTCTGTATGCCAGTTAAGTGTCATACAAAGCAGCAACAATGGAATGACAGCCATCTGATTGCATGAATACATAAGATGTAATCCTGTGATCGtgtcctgtctgtgtctccGCAGGATAATCATCTGAAGTTCCTGCAGGACGACACCTTTGTGGACCTCCACAACCTGAGCCACCTGTTCCTGCATGGGAACCGTCTGTGGAGCCTTCACCAGAACACCTTCAGAGGCCTGAGGGCCTTGGACCGTCTGCTTCTGCACCAAAACCAGATCCAGTGGGTCGACCGCCTGGCCTTCCATGACCTGAAACGCCTCACTACCCTCTACCTGTTCAACAACTCCCTGATCGAGCTGTCCGGACAGTGCCTGGACACGCTGCCTGCCTTGGAATATCTGCGCCTCAACGACAACCCCTGGTCATGTGACTGCAAGGCCCTGTCGCTATGGGAATGGTTGAAACGTTTCCGAGGTTCCACGTCCTCTGTGGGCTGTCAGGCACCAGCTGATATGGTCGGGAAGGACCTCAAACAGCTGCAGAAGGAGGACTTCCCTAACTGTTCGCCAACTGTACCCAATTCTGAGTCCAGGGCCCAGAGTAAGACCAGCAACTTATCTGGCACAGTGAACCCATCTATGAATGGTGGTGTAGCCGTGGGGTCAGGGGGGCAGACCCGTATAGTGCACCCCTCGAGGCCCGGCCGTTCCCGGAACTGCACAAAGCCTCGTAATAGGGCGAACAAGGGAAAGGCGGACAATGAGGTTCACCACTCGAAGGAGGTCATGGCAGACAAGGAGGATTCCTCCCCAGATTTCACAGATGGGGGCAAATATGACCACACATCCCCAGATGGCACCATCACACGGAGGAAGCACAAGTGCACACCCCGGACCACTGTTCGCCCCCCTAGTGGGGTTCAGCAAGCCAACAATAGGGCGACCTTACCCCAGTCCTTACTATGTCTCTATGCCCTTTTGGGAGCCTTGGTAACAATAAACATTGACTACATTCTCCGTTGACGCACAGAGGGTTCAATAAATGCTAATCGACAAAAATGCAGCCCTCAGACCCTCTCTTGCTCCTGCACTACAAGGCCTCTGTGtcttttatgtatgtgtgtgtgagtgtgattatgtgtgtaaaatgttgtgTAGGGAGCCTTACTGTTTAGACTCTGAAATAGACATCCAAGCATCAAACATCTACAGCAGAAAGACTCATGGGAACTTAGACTCACGGAAAGACGAAAGGGAAACGCAGACCAAGCTTGCACTGCCACTTACGCCAGTATGATTTCATCTTCAGTTGTCtttttatctcttatttttttaagttctgTCTTTCACTCAGATAACCAAACTtcgcagagagggagagagagagagagagagagagagagagagagagagagagagagagagagaggagaaggggaggggaaggAAGTAAAACTCAAGCAAGATAGCTGGCTTTGAAATGGCTATGATCAAACTCTCTAAGTGTTCCATCCAGCTTTAATTTTAACTTCACAGTTTGTGAATTCTTACCAGGCAAATGGAAAATAGATGACCCTGTAAAGCCCCCACTGTCTGCCCTATCTTGCTCTCATATCATTTTGccaaatgtatttttctattgCATTCTTTGCCAACAACAGGGCCGAGCAATTGGGTGGAAGTATTTCTCATAAACAGCGAGATAAACTGTACACAGGGCAATAAATCATCATTCAGTATCAGACATAGGAATGTGCTACGCTCACTGCTTAACAGAATGGAAATCTATAGCCACAGCTCTAACAGAGCAGCCAGTTAGCTCATACACAGTATGATGCAGTAACAACTGTAACAAATACTCTTTTACAACATACTAcaatgctggattttttttttcccgggtACTGTACCAACCTCCTGCCTATCAGTGTTATCTCGTTGATATAGCATTTCTACATAACCCGGCTTCCATCTCCATCACaccatttttcctcccttgtgCAACTGAATATTAAGCTGCTAATTGTCTGTTTTGAAGTGACAAGGACTGACATGTGCTATTTTCATTCGCTTGGGAAACAATGTGTGTCTCTGGGAGAACAAGCTGTGAATACTGAAGAGTCTGTCTATATCTTGTGTCAGATGttgttcatttgatttttgcTAAGACACAAAAGGACCGCGAGATGGATCCCTACCACACAGGGGCGGGGGGGCCGGAGCCTTAGAGGTTAAGGGTGCGAAGGGGGCTTTCTCAATTTCCCAGTGTGGTTGCACTGTGCTGAACTTGATCTCTGCTCAGTGTGGCCGTCCCTCCTCATTGAGAACGTGaggaacatatttttttcttaaatcactTAACTTCAAAGGAATACAACAGACCAACAAGactccagaaaaaaatgtgtgtgtaccttaAACGACTTTATGTGATAAAAgatttaataacaaaaaaaaaaaaaaaagaagaaaaagaagaggaaacatTTTGAACCGAGCATGGCAAAACAGGGAACATGCAGAGAGAATTGCGATTATGCCTCTTTATTAACTCATGTTGCTGTCAATGGATGTGGGGATCCAAGAGCAAGACAATCGCTTCTGGAGTAACAAGGGGATGCAGTACAATACAAATAGACAGAGGGTCTATTACAGGACATCTTGCTGTACTTCTGGAGCTTTTGTGCCTCCCTTAAATCTAATGATAACATGGTGTTTGTATCAATGATGTGAACTGTACCATTAACAACGGAAATAAGAGGACTTCCTGCAGTGCTGATATTAATCATTTACTGTATTACTATGAGAAAAATAATATCAGTGACATCAATGATGATAACAGGGTTTTCTACTCCTCCTGTCAGGGGGAGTCTTTCAGTTTTTGATTTTCtggttgatttgtttgtttacatattttttcatgATATACTTTTAGAACCTTTATTTGCCAAACAATGCACAATTCCTCACCCCCTCTATTTCTTGTTCTACTGTATGCCTATTCATCTCCTTTCTTTGCCATACTTCAATTGTTCAATAAGTTATCATCGAAGAACAACAGTACAAAAATGTTTATAAAGATATTAAAATCTATATCTTCTTATGTCAACTGTTGCAGTTTGAGTCTGTTTATTCATGCACGCTGTGTTTTGCAGGCTGAGTTTGGTGCTACGTCTGGAGAAAGTAAAAGCCAcgctttttccccctctcttgtctttctctttataattaatttaaacCAGAAATTGATTCTGTCAGCaagtttatctttttttccaccctgttttcccctccatctTTGCTCTACATTGCAATCTGTCTCCCCTGATCAGACCCTGCTGGCTAAACTAGCTGCTCTCTACAAACAGAGGTACTTCTCCCCAATGCAGctaggaaatatatatatatatacatatatatatatatatatatatagagagagagagagagagagagagagagagagagagagagagagagtatgcaATGCAAATATGACCGAATTTTTTGTCAGACTGGAATtacaaaaagcacattttattaaTAAACACTAGACATGTGGGGATTTAACATGAAGTGAGTTCataaccaacaacaacaacacaaattcAAAGCCTACATGCAGACTGTGGCATGATAAACTGCAGTTCAATAAATcacttaaaaaggtattaatgAAAGTGTCACACAGAATCTGTAGATATTCcaggctattattattattaatggaCCTTTTGAACATAAATTCTATTTCCTCTTCTCAATATTCCACACAGTGTGATGGAAATTGATCCGCAAGTAAGTgtgcaattaattttttttctctcctttcacattctgttaaatgaaaaatgaataaagcatAGGTGGTTATATGCATGGACGCGGATGCTGCGTAATTATATTTGAACTGATGGGCAGGTCTCGCATCTGGTGTTGGACACTCATCTACATCACCCGCACCCCGTGACTCCCACTTACTCTAACCCCCACCTCGTAACGTCCTATTTCCCCACACCCTCCTACACACTCgctcctctgcctttctccaCGTAATCCACCAAAACCTCTCACTTGATTtctgcagtacagtacagacGAGTACAAGATGCCATTTGAGCTGTAGGCCGTGCTTCTGGATAttcatcagtgtgttttggtaatgtgcaaaaaacctCATAGATATTTGACTtgagaattttcaagttttctttCCTATAAACCATCTCTATGACCAAAAACTGAGCTTAAAAATTCATCAGCATGCTAGAGTAAAGACTTAAATTGGCACTTAAGACATAAAGTATACCTGCTTTAGTGAGCAGTGGTCCCAGTGCTCCTCAGTGCACTGTGCTTTGGATTAGATATTTCACTACTCGAATTCTCTGTCAATGACACTGAGAGTGTAGCCGTAATAAAGCCAGGTCCAATTTCCCACAATAAATTTGCTGAAATGCTGAAATTGCAGTAATTATGTTGCATTATGTTTACACATAATGGTGCAGAATGAGTGCTTTGGCACGCTGGCAGACTCTGGTCACAAAGTGTATTCAAAAGTGATGCCAATTTTCTGgctttgatgatgatggtgcacAGAATTTAACACTGCTGCCATTACTTCTTACCCTctgacaatgtgttttttttttttttttaacgccaATAAATGCCTCGaaataattgctttttttcctggattccaagttcatttcatttataaTGAGCAGCTTCAACATGAACAAAGCTTGGGGTGattttatcctgtttttttttttttttttttggatgggtTGAATCAGATGTTAAATGATAAAAAGGAAAAGTATGGGGTATTCCAGCATCCACTTGTAACTAATAGCTGGAGCTGAGAGCGTGTGAATGCTGTattaaacacatacagacaaatcCATCACCTTCATTTAGAAAAAGGGTGTTTCAATCACTGGTGGTATGAGGGCTGAGagtaaatgtgcaaatgtgcatggGCAGCAATGATAACCCtatgcagttttgttgttgttgttgttgttgttgttttttactatattatgtgttttttactGTCAGCAGACTATATGAAAGGTAATCatgagttttcattttgtttggaggccaagttg
This genomic window contains:
- the rtn4rl1b gene encoding reticulon-4 receptor-like 1b gives rise to the protein MGGNILIGWMLRLEGTDLGRERRDRAEEQQQLQQEAGVSINKMNSVYLGGVSVGNPGAVTWFCESQDQIKILSFVNLVCGCGLEFLLVLCGLELSWSCPRHCICYTAPSTVSCQAHNFLSVPEGIPPDSERIFLQNNKIHRLLRGHFSSTTVTLWIYSNNITYIEPSTFHGFTLLEELDLGDNRHLRSLAADTFHGLGRLHALHLYRCGLSALPNNIFQGLRNLQYLYLQDNHLKFLQDDTFVDLHNLSHLFLHGNRLWSLHQNTFRGLRALDRLLLHQNQIQWVDRLAFHDLKRLTTLYLFNNSLIELSGQCLDTLPALEYLRLNDNPWSCDCKALSLWEWLKRFRGSTSSVGCQAPADMVGKDLKQLQKEDFPNCSPTVPNSESRAQSKTSNLSGTVNPSMNGGVAVGSGGQTRIVHPSRPGRSRNCTKPRNRANKGKADNEVHHSKEVMADKEDSSPDFTDGGKYDHTSPDGTITRRKHKCTPRTTVRPPSGVQQANNRATLPQSLLCLYALLGALVTINIDYILR